A region of Phocoena phocoena chromosome 17, mPhoPho1.1, whole genome shotgun sequence DNA encodes the following proteins:
- the LOC136137358 gene encoding DPEP2 neighbor protein-like: MSDQIFCIYSNLSSVPWEGSAAAAVAPVSRPTPGHYHVLYCGCGETQLGRHGETFCLVGGSRASGNALLAMAAKVEAEKPVPRRAPKTKHSPEMSDEDLGCSRPQIQRL; the protein is encoded by the exons ATGTCTGACCAGATCTTCTGTATTTACTCTAACCTGTCCTCTGTCCCCTGGGAGGGCAGTGCAGCAG CAGCAGTGGCTCCCGTTTCTCGTCCTACACCTGGTCACTACCATGTCCTGTACTGCGGGTGTGGAGAAACGCAGTTGGGCCGGCATGGGGAGACATTCTGCCTGGTTGGTGGCTCCCGGGCCTCCGGCAATGCTCTTTTGGCCATGGCAGCCAAGGTGGAAGCAGAGAAGCCAGTCCCCAGACGTGCTCCGAAGACAAAGCACTCTCCGGAAATGTCGGACGAAGACCTGGGTTGCTCCAGACCCCAAATCCAGCGATTGTAG